The window TCTGTCAATTCTTGCTTTAATTGGAGAGTTTGCAATTTCTCCTTGCCAAGCAaggattcaagttcttctttttctgtctTTAAAGTCGTTAAAAGATGTCCACTGGATAGTTCCCCTTTAGATTTctgaattaaaaataaaaaataaaataaaaatgaaacaaGAAACAAGAGGTAAGAAAAAGGCTGCCAAGAGAATATGGATGAAAATGCATCTGCTGTCAGAAAAAACATGGATCTTTCAATTTAGCATATACCTGGGACTCTGGATCAACATTATCCATAACAATCTCTCTTATTTTGCCTTCTTGGCCCGCTTCAAACTCGGAGTCTAAATCTCTAGTCGGGTTTGTGACATTATGCACTGCAGAAACACTATCAGGCACTGGTGTTTCCATTATCTTGGATTGTAAGGTCGACTTATGGCTTGGTTTAAGAACGTTCACctattaaaaacattaaaatcagaaaaaggaaaaagagcgAGGTAGAATCTACAGTTCTATACCAAAAAAGGGGAAAAGGAAAATTAACCTCATTGCTGTAATGCCCATAATATCCCCCAAACGATACGAGAATATCTTCACCGTTGTAGGAGCTCACAACCAAACTTAAgccctgcaaaaaaaaaaaaaaagagacaaGTCAGGTAAGTTCCTTAATTCCAATTCTTCATTAAAACCAATATAATTGTTAGAAAAGGCTAAAAAAGTTTCAGAAGAAAATAACCTCAAATAAATATCATACCAATACGGGTGTTTTATGGTAATTTAAGGCACGCAATCCCTTAAGCAACtaaattaaatcttaaaattgTATTATCTCCTAAATGCCTAAATTAAATTGCACAAATTCTGCCTATATACTAAACTCAAATACACATGATTTCATTACTATCAAGGAATAAACCTTTGAAAATTCAGGGGCATTCTATATCTAGGCTTATCCACTGTAATATAATTTTACATCTTCCAATACAAGATAAGCTTGAGCACTCAAATACACATGATTTCATTACTATCAAGGAATCAATCTTTGAAAATTCAGGGGCATTCTATACCTAGGCTTATccactgtaaaaaaaaattacatcttCCAATACAAGATAAGCTTGAGCACTCAAAGACGTTTAGGTTTCTGTCAATCTACATGCGAACTGATACAATAGAAATTTTGTTTCACAACACGCAagttaaaataataaacatgcTCATAAAATACCTCACTGGCAAGAGGAATACGCCCTTCAACAGAAGTTACAACAGACCAAACCAGAGTAGACATGTTGAGGACAATAGTTTCAGAGACCCCTGTAGAAGTATCAAAAGGAAATTTCTTTATGATTGCAGCAAAACTTGCATAAGCCAGGAAAACCAACCATTTTCTTCCACTAACTATTTTAAAACTATCAATTAATCTTAAACTGGCTAAAATATGAAGCTTCTTCCAATAAATGTATACAAGTCatggaaagaaaaatatattcatCGGACATAAACCAGAATATAAACACTCCCCAACAGGAGAGGAGAATACAATTTGTATTGGTCTGTCTTTATCAACGGTATGAGGTTTTTATCATATCCTGCATACATCACTTCTAATTCCTACACCAATACTTCACTTATTTTGGTTATCCATATATATGTAAGCGTCTCCCAACTGAgtaatgatttatttttatccTCCCTCTCCTCAATTCtcatttttgaaaaaatatatcctTTATGATTACAAAACTAGCATGATAGTAAGCCtcaaaaaaagggcggcccggtcgcactacgcgtccccgctgagcgagggtccggggaggggtcccaccacaagggtgtactgggggcaagccttcccctgccaatttatttggcaagaggccgctcctaagactcgaacccgtgacctcttggtcacacgacaacaacgtttaccattgcgccaaggctcgccctctataaTTTATGCCTTCAATAAACACCACTATAACATTGATAGAATAATTAATTCTATAATCTTACTAATGCAGACATAAATTTGGCCTACTTAAGGTCATTAACTTCGACTAGGTTTCTAAGTTACATGTTACTTATCTTAGGCTCATGTATTAAGCAAAAAAGATTTCTAGTTAACATACCGCTTTTGTTGTCACCACCACCAACAATAAACCAATTCTCCCCAACTGTCACACCTGCATGTCCAGCCCGTGCACTGGGCATTTCTCCTTGCTGTGTGGGTCTTGTCCATTCCATCTAACAATTCAAAAAAATGATAAACtttaataacaaaattacaatAGTACTGCAGAAAAAGAAAGCTGTTCAGATCACTCATCTTACAGCTTGTAAATCAAGAACATGCAGATCATTGAAACATGTAGCATGAGAACCACCACCGAAAATGAGAAGATAGCGCTCAGCGTGAACTGCAGCGGCATGATCGGACCTTGGAGAAGGAGGCACACCGCTACAAAATTATAAGGATACATTAGTATATaattgagggcgagccttggcgcaacggtaaacgttgttgtcgtgtgaccaagaggtcacgggttcgagtcttaggagcgacctcttgccaaataaattgacaggggaaggcttgcctccagtacacccttgtggtgggacccctccccggaccctcgctcagcggggacgcgtagtgcgaccgggccgccctttttttttattagtatataattatttctaacaaaaaCCTATTGAAGAACATTTGTGTTAATGCAACCTATCCTCTAATTCAAAATTAAATCCTGGAAATAATTTGTGGATTTAAGATTAATCACATACAACTACAAAAACAAATTGTTCTTCCATGTTAAATGAATTTCAAATTCTCCTATTTAGAAAAATAACATCAAGCAACCATAATAAGaccttaaaaaagaaaaagtacagCAGCAGAGCAATCCAAATATCTCACATCATCTAGTATGATAAATTTTCTAGCTCTACTATCCACCAACATTACTCTAAATCTAATCAATGATATACCAGCTACTTCTACATTAAAAGGATTCCATCAAAGATAATTATTCCTCAaccatgacaaaaaaaaaatgaagattaGAAAGAGTGAACAAAAGATGGTAGCATTTCAAAATTGCCTGAATCATCTTACACAGCATCAATTTCATCCCATGTCATGGTTTCTAGATCAAGAATATGTAAATCGCTCAACAGAGATCTTTTTGCATCTTGTCCACCAAAAATCACTAAGCTTGTCCCAACTTGTGTAACAGATTGACCCCCACGCGAGACCTGCAGTAAAATTAAAGTAATGATTCCCCTATCTTTATACAAAATTTCAAATCATCAAGAGAGAATCTGAAGGCAAGATGCCATAGTTAAAACTCCTAGTGGTTTCACAAATTTCAATGCAAAATTTTATTTCCAATTTTACTATTTCCTAAATGTTTGACAGATATTGGATCAAAATGTTGCATTTGGAAAAATGTTAActatatttttattatcattttcTTGAGTGTCTCAACCACCTTGAGAAACCAGGAGCAGTGAAGTCAAAAGAACAGAGATGTTTGATCTCCTACAATCTTATTTGTACAagttaatttagtttaaaattaaaaaaaaaaaaaggatagcTAGGAGGAaattttcaaaaagaaaaaaaaaagatattgcAGTCAACTTCATTCAATCATTTTTGTCTGAACAAATAAATGTTTCAGTTATATACCGGTGCTTTCCCATAAGTCTTTAAGGTCGACCAAGTATGACTTTGTGGATCAAACACCTTCACTgtgaaggaaaagaaataagCATTACAGTGAGTTGTTAGAAATCACTGTAAAACACATTAATAATTCTTTGAAGTACCCTGCATGGTTTCAGATGGATCCTTGGAATGTCCAGCAACTGATAGAAGCTTATTCTCCCAAGGTATCTGTAAAGGCGCAAACAGTATATCATCATATTGCAACATTGCTCTGTTAAAAAACACTTATCTACAGATGGATCTGCAATATTTGTAAGAATTATGCATCCATAGAACATGGATGAAAGACAAAGTTTTATACTAACCAAGGAGTGACCAGCACAAGCAGTTACTGCAGGCTGAGGTTTCTCATCATTTGACTCAGCCACAGCTTTAGCATCAACCTTTGACCAAGTCCAACTTCTCAAATCTAGAACCTGAAAGAGCACATAAAGTATGAAATGTATAAAACTGAAGAGCTTCCAAGGATATTCAGGCATCATCTCACAGATATTATATTCCATTCAATCCCCTTAATGGATATTTTATGCATAATCCCATGAACAACTATAACCTCCTGAATGAGGTTGCAAGAAGTATACACATCCATACACATTAACAGTCTAAAAGAAGGCAAATGCTTACATGAAGATCATTAAGATAACGACCATTGTGGTTTCCCCCATATATATACATCTTGTCTTGAACAACTGCTGCTCCATGCTGACAAATATAATAGATTGCTGAGAGAAAATGATGACACCATAGTAGAGAGAAAAATGATAACATAAGGAAGAAAAGACCAACAAACAATCATATTTAAGGAAAATAAAGTAAACATGCAATACCTCATATCGGGCTTTTGGGCGTTGGCCAGATATTGGGGGGGTAATCCATTGATCATAGACAGCAATAGAACCAAGGCCTTCTGATACCACATCTTTATCCTGGGTTTCTATCATACTTCCATTCTCAGTGGCAATGGTCTTTGTATCTGGGAAAGAGTTTCCATTCTCGATGATAGGCTCTACTTTTGGGTTATGCTATCACAGGGAAAATTTGTAAATCGTACTGAAATCAATCtcaaatatgtatttcaatGTCTGTTGGAATTAATAAATTAGCATATATATCAGTAAGGAAAATGCATAAAGAAATATTGATTGTGGTAAAAATTGTGCAACACCAATTGAAATATGAACTCCATATATACTTACATCCATTTGCATGTCTACCACAGGTTCTGGAACAAAGTTGGATGCCCTAGAATACCAACCTGGATCTTCTTCCTACCCAATAATAGAAAATGAGAAAAGTCAATATTTGAAAGGATCTGTGTAAACAATAATCTAAAAAGTAAAAGTATAGACCTCCAATATCTTCACAAAGAGACGCATTGCTTCAGTGGAAGCCATATTGCCAAGCCCTTGCCAGCTGCATAAACGCTTAAACTGTTAGAAAAGCACTCTTTAACTTAATGGCAATAATGATTTGTAATTGTAATAATGAAAATACAACATTCAGTGTAGAATGGACTTGTAAAAAATCTTGTGATACATTAAAGGTAACCTCATGAACTTAATGAGTTGAAAACTTTATAGAATCAGCCAGTTGGAAGGATACtaataaaacaaatttgtaGGCCTCGACTACATTATTACGTTTGCCCTTCTCAGTATGCCACCACATCATCCAAGTTTACCAGTACCATAAATCCTCGTTTTCTTTTGGCAGGGATCACGTATTTCCGGACAAGTTTTTATCTATTAACTTGTACAATTTGGTCCAAGTACAGAACATGTCTCCAGCAACTAAAGTTCTAGCAAACAAATCACAGATCCCTCATGCACAAGAACCAAATTAACTGAGAAACCATTGGAGTATAGGTATGAGAAAGAAATGTATCACACAAACCTCTTCCACTTGCTTTGTTCTACTGCATTCCAAGTGCTCGGTTTTGGTGTATTACAAGGCCCTATGGTAGCCTGCAGTCACACATGGAACTAGAAAACTCAGTATCTAACCCACTTGATAAAACAATGTCCCATTTCCCGTTAAGTTCCCCAGATCCAGCTAACTACTCAAGAAGTCAGTTACCAACCTAATGCATACAGACAGATCATAAGAAAATACCAAACTAGCAACAAAAATGAATTCATCAACTTAAGTCGACTAGAAATGTAATTTCAAATCAACAAGTGTTTGTTTACTGAAAATGAAAACGGAACCATtcataattaaattgaatttcCCTCTATCAAATCAAGCTGAAAATTCGATGCAAAGGATATGAATCCTCAACATTGTAGTCTCATTAATACCAGATTCACGCAAAATGCACTCAAGCAGGCTCAGAAGAAGTAGCGATTAAGAACATACATCAATAGACGCCAATCACAACAAAGAAACGAACACACAGTTATACTGCAACTGTCTAGCAGATGCAAACGAATACTAAGCACTATCAGATATTACACATAATCATAATTTCATGATAACGAACAGATAAAGCAACTGAAATACCAAAATCTCagctgaaaaaaaaaattgaagcacGAATTCACATTGAAAAGGACAAACAAGAGCATCATTACGATTAGCATAATCAGATCACAAAATGCCAAATCAAATGGATCAGAAAAACGGAAATTGAGAATTGAGGAGGTAACCAAGGAACCTGCTGATAGAGGCCATAGAGAAGCAAAGCGGCGTCGTTTTGGAACTTGGAAGAAACAGTGTTGGTTGAATTGGGAGATCCGTCGAATCCAGCATATGCAGCGGCAGCATAGAAGCGTTCCGGGTATGCGAGGCCAGAGCTTACCCTCGCCATGGCCATTTCTCGCCCTTTTGCTTTGCCTGAGTCTGACTTCTGAGATTTGATTTGAGGAGTGAAAAATGAGAAGGTTTATGCGTGTGTTGAAAGGCTCGAACTGTAACATATGTTATGTATTGAATTTATATATCTTTTGAGCTTCTTCCTACTGCTGCTATTTTTTTCCAGCAAAGCGATGTCGTTAGTGGCACGTCTCGGTCCTCTTCTTTGTTCGCCTAATCATTCTTGTTTTCGGGATTTGTTTTTGTTACATTTcctaattttaaataaaacaaagGGACATTTcctaattttaaataaaacaaagAGATTTGTTTTTGTTACATTTCCTAATTTGATTATGCTGAAATTTAATCTTAACGTTTCGTGTGGAGTACAGATTTCACGGTAACATATgaaataatgtaaatttaattttaacattggccctgtttggtaaagagcgttttggaataaaaagagcggttttgaccaactttagaggtttgatcactgaaaccgctaattggagtgtttggcggagagaggtttgggagagagttttaggaggaaaaagctaatttagaaaaagctcttaaaatgagctttttcaattagcgttttacaatattaaaattaacggatttctttaaccctaatagataggcttcctcttcttctgcgccaaaattaatgcccttattcgtctttttgcacaaaccgctattatcaatcagctaatttttaccaaacaggtctacacaaacagctaatcaaatcagctaatgtaatcagctaacagctaatgtaatcagctaatagctaacagctaattcccaaacagggccattttcaaacaagatcaattttagttatGTATTATCGAaattttggaaaaattggtTTTGTTGTTAGTTAATTTATCAATCcaacattccaaacaagtttgtagataaattgaaacagtttcgtatatgtttttttttgtaactatattaataacaaagtaaatattttagacagtttaataaaaaaaattgtgattatcTTACACATGGCTAATTTAGTTTTtagtattttaatataatttttgtaattctATTAGTAGTATACtgaatattttagacataattgatatttggaatgTTTGAATTGACAGTTAAATAccagttttttctaattttcgataaaacatagttaaaattgattttgctcgAATACGTTAAGATTAAATTTGCATCATTTTATATACTATGTATTTAGattaagagggtgtttgttttagcttttcggatgagtgtttagcgtttcactccaaaccgcaggaaatatagcgtttggttaggtttatataaccgcaacgtttagcgttttctctggaaactgcagcgttttggagcgtttcacgaaaagctcctatttggagtttttcataaacagctgtttgtagttatatgttattgacaaaattatccttcttatttccataaaatatgtttattctttaacattatttatatctCCACAACATGATTACCGgaagaacaaggttttgttgcgttcaataatttttttattttttatatagattattttttattaatttgtgtaacacattttttattttataataggataaggtgcaaaaatactcctaacatttATAACTAGGAGCAACTGatgtagaataagaaacaaaatatctacgttttctaataatatctgaaatcaccaatgttaggggtaaaattgcttttagctgtcagtattatgggtaaaattacactattttagacgttaagagtaaaattattcctagttgtaaacgttatgagcatttttttcacatttttccttttataatttcatcgttgattaatttaaaacatgtccattttagacattttgaatccgaacagcaacagttcaatatactattaaccaaacactagtaattaaacaactaataacaaacagctaacagcaacaaaTAACAgtttactgcaactgcaaacagctaacagcaatcgcaacagctattagctaacagttgaaccaaacagaccctaaatAACACTTCTCTTAAAacgttataattaaatttaatttttttatctgtaaaacaaattattataacCATTTTGGAGTAAAAATAATAACGTGAATGAGTCGAActcttttgttttgttttgtttttaagttaatGGGTCGAATTTAACTTTGTTAAGTATAAGAAAAAGTTAGTTTCTTAAAAGTTCAAATTATCAGgagtttaaattaaaaaaatataaataaaatttataaaaatgttataaaattgtaaaaaggCTGaatttccttcttttttttcttttgaaagaAACACAATTTTATAAACTAGTAACAATAAGAAGGTAATTACAGGAGAAATTATTAGAATCATTCGGTTCTTCATATCAAATAGAGGACATCTCATACATATTTTAACACGTGTAATATAAACAtacacatattataagaggtctcactattttaattattaaatgagACCACAATACATGTGTCCAAATATGAATTGGGATCCTCCGAATGACATGGAAGATCGAGTGTTTAATATAAGAACTTGTGGTTACAAACATCAAATGCATGCTCATTTGAGCAAAAAGCTCACCACTTATATTGAAAGAAGCAATCAATCTAGCTAACAAGTGAGTTGGTTCTAataaagaaaatacaaaaaatgaaaatgatgaCAGTGCATGAAGCATTTCTACATGCAGGGAATGTTCACACACACATGCAACCTTTCTTGGATCATGTGACAATAACATGTAGACTTTGTAGAGGGACACATGGCCTTGATTACAGATTAGGTAGTATTTCCATGCTTCAATCGGATCTCTGCGAGCTCATATACTATGTATCAAAATGGGCAGAGATGCAACACCATGGTCCTCTCCTAGCTGATGTATTTAGTTTCTCCCACTATTGGCCAAAGTATCATTTGGTTGGATTATGCAAATGAGATATGGACAGATGTGAAATACATATTTGCTCAGGGCGATACCCTCAGAATTTTAGAATTGCAGAAGGAGATTCAATCTTTAAGATAAGCATCTCTATCTATTTTTGAGTATTTCACCAAATGAAAATTATGTGGGATGAATTGTTGAATTTTAGACCATTGCATGTATGTACCTGTAATCTTGTGTGTTCATGTGGTGCAATTAAGAAATTTAGAGAATACATGGATTCAGATCAGGGTATTACCTTTTTGAGAGGCCTTAATCAAAAAAATTCCACAGTTTGCATCCAGGTCTTAATCATGTAGCCATTACCCTGACTGAACAAAGTTTTCAATCTCACTACACAAAATGAAAGACAATCAAACACTATAAAGTCAAATTAAACCATTTAACCAACTGCATTTGCAGTAGCATCCCCTATAAACCATCCAAATCCTGGAAACTAAAATTACCAGCCAACCAAATTCAATTCTAACACCAAACATGTTAATAACAACAAGAAGATTCATGTATGCACTTATTGTGACAAATAGGGCACACAGATGACATCTGTTATATGAAACATGATGCTCCCCTAGGTATGGAAGAAATGGAACCAAAAATAACAATCAAAGGCTACCTAGAGCCAATCAAGTTCAATTGAATAATGATGATGAGTCTTATGAGAATGCAGGTTCTAAGAATCAGGGGACAACCATTTGAGCAAGAGCAATTTACTCTTAGCATGGAACAATACAACAAGATTATGAGCCTAATTCATGCATAAAAGAATGAGGCTGAAACCTCTCGCGAGGCAAACATATTGCTTTTATCAACACCATTTACAACTCAAATTAGCCAACAATCATAGCACACAGATCCTCGAAAGCCTTGCGAAGagttggcaagccaagaagacgaCTATCGAGGAAGCCTAGAACTTGATAACTTATAAATATGACGAGCTCATCAAATCTCTACTGACCCATGAAAAACTTCGAAGTAAAGGAAAGGTCaaaagacaagaaacaaaaatcaataGTGTTGAAGGCTTACTCTACTGACGATGATGAGATGGCAGTGTTCACTCGTAAAATGAAATGAATATTCAAGAAGAGTGGTCAATACAATAAAAAAACCATTCAGaaggtctgacaaacctaaaCGTGAGTACAATGATAATAAGTTAAAAAAAAGGAACCTTCCAAGCCCGccacttgctttgaatgtcacCAGTCAGGGCATATCAAGTCTAACTGTCCAAATCTCAGAAAGGATAAGAAATATGGCAAAAAGGCCATGGTAGCCACGTGGAGCGATGATGAGGAATCATCCTCCACTGAGAATGAAGCTACTGAAACTGCAAACATCTGTTTCCTGGCTGTTGAGATAGGAGAACCTAAATCTTCCCAAATAGGCGGGTCATCCAATGCCTCTGAAGATAAAGAACCTGATCAGAACATTGAGGTAAGTTCTCCCTCagttttttgagaaaaaatgattaatgtTATGTGTGATCTATACTTATTAATGAAAGAAGTATAGTAAAAAGATCAAAGCATTAAATAGATGATGTAATgagattgaaaaataaaactcaAAAATATCTGATATCTTCTTCAAGACAATACTCATCAAGATGAGAATCTTAAAACCATGACGAATTTTGTCACTTAGATCTTTGAGGAAACAAAATCCATCAAGAAAGatatcacatcaattcagaGTCACCAAATGACTCAGAAAATATATAGCCACCATCATCAGACCTATGGAAGCAAAACTTATAGTAGGAAAGGACGGAAGACGAGACCAGAAATTGGTTGCAACTTCTGTGGAAAGAGAGGCCACACAACTAACATGTGTTGGCATAAAAATTACTGTCATGATTATTTCGATGTAAAACCTATAAAGACTAATCCAAAAGGACCCAAAAAAAACTTAGGTGCACCTAAGAATTCATGATCATTTTGCATGTAAGCCTGATATACGCACAtgagtaaaaaatgtggtatgtTAACaatgcatgctcaaggcatatgacataTGATGAAACTTAATTCATCACACTACAGCGTAAAAAGGGTGGAACTATAAGTTTCCGAGATGACAAGAAAGGGAGAATAGTGGGCTCTAGATCCATCGAAACCAACCCAACTATTGACAATGTCTCCATAGTCAAAGGTATGAAGTATAACCTTCTGAGTGTTGCTCAACTCTATGATAAAGATAGAAAGGTCATATTCGATACCTCTAGATGTCAAATCATTAACAATAAGACATTCTCTAATCCTTAATGCTCCTAGGATCGGTACTATTTTTATGCTTAATCTAGAAAATAAGTTTTCAAAAGAAATATGTTTAAGCTCAAAGGAATAAAACTCCTGGTTATGGCACataagacttggtcatgtaagcatatACCTTCTGGCCAACTTAATAAGAAAGTAACTTGTTGAAGTACTGCCaatcttaaaatttaaaaaggaTCATTTGTGCAATGCTTGTCAACTCagaaaaaaaacacgaaaatccTTCAAAAGCAAAAACTTTATTTCAACCAAATGTCCATTAGAGCTACTGCATCTGGATCTCTTTGGTTTGTTCAACCCTTGAGTTTGGACGGAAAAAGATACTCATTAGTTGTAGTAGATGATTATTCTTGATATACATAGGCCATCTTGctcagtagcaaggatgaaaagtTCGAGATATTCCCAGCACTCTGTAAGAGAATTGAGAATGGGAAGGACTAAAAAATATCTCATATCGAaagcgataatggtggagaattcagaAACCAAccatttgatgaattctgtgaaaccaatgaCATTGGTCTTAATTTATCTGCTCCTaaaactcctcaacaaaatagggTAGTTAAGAGGAATAACAGAACTctagttgaaattgctagaacatGTTGAATGAAAATAAGCTTCTGAAGTACTTTTGGGAGAAGATGTTAACACAGCTTGCTATGTTCTCAATAGGGCTACAATCAGACATGTTTTGAAAAAAATACTCCCTATGAACTATGGAGAGGGCGAAAGCCTAAGATAGGACACTTCAGagcttttggttgtaaatgttttatattaaACATTAAGGAAAAtcttgccaaatttgattctaagGCTGACGAGGCCATTTTTCTTGGCTATTCAACAAACTGTAGAGCCTATAGgattttcaataaacgaactttTGTATTAGAAGAATCAATACATGTTATGTAGAGAAGTCTAGGAAAGATTCAAAAGAAGAGGATCAAGCCTCAGCACCCACTGAAGAAATTCAGGCTTCTGAACCAAGTTCAGTCGGAGCCTTTAAAGGTAAAACTGAACAATAAATTACATTTGCTGACGATAATTTACCTGTTGATATTGTTGAAATACCAATAGATGAAAAAAATGATATTATGAGAGAAGTAAGAATCCTTAGAGGACACTCTAA is drawn from Euphorbia lathyris chromosome 9, ddEupLath1.1, whole genome shotgun sequence and contains these coding sequences:
- the LOC136205863 gene encoding acyl-CoA-binding domain-containing protein 4-like; protein product: MAMARVSSGLAYPERFYAAAAYAGFDGSPNSTNTVSSKFQNDAALLLYGLYQQATIGPCNTPKPSTWNAVEQSKWKSWQGLGNMASTEAMRLFVKILEEEDPGWYSRASNFVPEPVVDMQMDHNPKVEPIIENGNSFPDTKTIATENGSMIETQDKDVVSEGLGSIAVYDQWITPPISGQRPKARYEHGAAVVQDKMYIYGGNHNGRYLNDLHVLDLRSWTWSKVDAKAVAESNDEKPQPAVTACAGHSLIPWENKLLSVAGHSKDPSETMQVKVFDPQSHTWSTLKTYGKAPVSRGGQSVTQVGTSLVIFGGQDAKRSLLSDLHILDLETMTWDEIDAVGVPPSPRSDHAAAVHAERYLLIFGGGSHATCFNDLHVLDLQAMEWTRPTQQGEMPSARAGHAGVTVGENWFIVGGGDNKSGVSETIVLNMSTLVWSVVTSVEGRIPLASEGLSLVVSSYNGEDILVSFGGYYGHYSNEVNVLKPSHKSTLQSKIMETPVPDSVSAVHNVTNPTRDLDSEFEAGQEGKIREIVMDNVDPESQKSKGELSSGHLLTTLKTEKEELESLLGKEKLQTLQLKQELTEAETCNTDLYKELQSVRGQLAAEQSRCFKLEVDVAELRQKLQTLETLQKELELLQRQKAASEQAALNAKQRQGSSGVWGWLAGTPADEREDEV